One Spea bombifrons isolate aSpeBom1 chromosome 1, aSpeBom1.2.pri, whole genome shotgun sequence DNA window includes the following coding sequences:
- the NPY5R gene encoding neuropeptide Y receptor type 5, producing the protein MDLDIKDLSNRTFIKEENGTFATTRSDFPVWDDYNSSVDDIRYFLIGLYTFVSLLGFMGNLLILLAIFRKRKQKTIINYLIGNLAFSDILVVLFCSPFTLTCVLLDQWIFGEVMCHVVPFLQCVSVLISTLMLMSIALVRYHMIKNPLSSNLTANHGYFLIATVWTLGFTICSPLPVFHKIINLREAFNLESLINSYLCIESWPSDSYRIAFTISLLLVQYVLPLSCLTISHTSVCRSIGSRLPNRGTKIEENEMINLTLQQPRNNQSEAVSSSQRWSYSFVRKNRRRYSKKSACVVPASRRHQESNTGDLPETSTTERSHTIPSSVYLPGVPICFEMKPEENSELHNMISVSKSISRIKKRSRRVFCRLTILILAFAVSWMPLHLFHLVTDFNANLISNRHFKLVYCICHLLGMVSCCLNPILYGFLNDGIKADLMSFLQCFQIS; encoded by the coding sequence ATGGATTTGGACATAAAGGACTTGAGTAACCGAACTTTCATTAAAGAGGAAAATGGCACTTTTGCAACTACAAGATCAGATTTTCCCGTTTGGGACGACTACAACAGCAGCGTTGATGACATTCGATACTTTCTTATTGGTTTGTATACATTTGTAAGTCTACTTGGATTTATGGGAAATCTACTTATTCTTTTGGCTATTTTCCGAAAACGCAAACAAAAGACTATAATAAACTATCTGATTGGAAACTTGGCTTTCTCAGATATTTTAGTGGTACTCTTCTGTTCCCCTTTCACACTTACTTGTGTCTTGCTGGACCAATGGATTTTTGGGGAAGTCATGTGTCATGTTGTGCCTTTCCTCCAATGCGTGTCTGTTCTAATATCAACCTTAATGCTCATGTCTATTGCTTTGGTTAGATATCATATGATCAAAAATCCATTGTCCTCGAACTTAACTGCAAACCATGGATACTTTTTAATCGCAACTGTCTGGACTCTTGGATTTACAATATGTTCTCCGTTGCCTGTTtttcataaaattataaatCTGAGGGAGGCATTCAATTTAGAATCATTGATCAACAGTTATTTGTGCATAGAGTCGTGGCCATCTGATTCATATAGAATTGCCTTCACTATTTCTTTGTTACTTGTCCAATACGTATTGCCTTTGTCTTGCTTAACCATAAGTCATACAAGCGTTTGCAGAAGTATAGGTTCAAGGCTGCCAAACAGAGGTACTAAAATTGAAGAAAATGAAATGATAAATTTAACCCTTCAGCAGCCTAGAAACAATCAGTCTGAAGcagtctccagcagtcagagGTGGAGTTATTCTTTTGTCCGAAAGAACAGAAGAAGATACAGTAAAAAATCAGCTTGTGTTGTCCCAGCATCTAGACGGCATCAAGAGAGTAATACTGGGGACCTCCCAGAAACCTCAACGACGGAAAGGAGCCACACAATTCCATCTAGTGTGTACTTGCCAGGAGTGCCCATTTGCTTTGAAATGAAACCAGAGGAAAACTCTGAATTGCACAACATGATTTCTGTGTCTAAATCCATATCTCGAATAAAAAAGAGATCTAGAAGAGTTTTCTGCAGGCTAACAATATTGATATTAGCTTTTGCTGTCAGTTGGATGCCACTTCACCTCTTTCACCTTGTAACTGATTTTAATGCCAATCTAATTTCCAATCGACATTTTAAATTAGTCTACTGCATCTGTCACTTGCTTGGCATGGTGTCATGTTGTCTAAATCCCATACTCTATGGATTTTTAAATGATGGtataaaggctgatttgatGTCATTCCTGCAGTGCTTCCAAATATCTTAA